Below is a genomic region from Medicago truncatula cultivar Jemalong A17 chromosome 3, MtrunA17r5.0-ANR, whole genome shotgun sequence.
TTGAATCTGTGGAATTTTCGTTGAATTATGAAGAAATTGTGGTAGCGTGTGAAAATGGTTTTTAGTTTAACGTGTGAAGATTctgttttttgtgtgaaaaaatTATGGGGTTGTGTTGAGGATTGAGAATTGAGATCCGATCGTGGAAGTTAAGGTGTTTTTGTCGTATGTAACTGTTTTTTCGTTGGTTtcaatatgaaaatgaaaaaaaattgatttttttttttttttttgtgtggttttTGGACTAGTttgatttagcaaaaaaagaaaagtgatGCAGTTTATGGAGCAGATGAACTTTGATGATCATGAATTGGGTTGTTTTGTGTTGATCTTCAACAATTAGCACCGATCAACAATTAATTAtagttttgatgatgttgattttcGTGATCCATTGTGGtgtgtttttcattttgattttgatcatGGATTTGATCATGATGATTCCTTTAACTACCATGGAATTGGAATTGTTTGTTGAATTTCCATGGAATTCATATAAATCCATAATTGGATCGATCGTTTATGCGATCAATTTTTGGTTTCTGTTACTTTATGTGATATGGATTCAACCTTTGCAGCCAACAGCAGccaatttatgttgttattgttacgTCATGTTTAATGAAATTAAATCCATGAGTTTAATTGGTAGTTTTTTGAGTTGCTTTAAATCTGATCTTAATTGTTCCCTGTGTATTCAATTGGGGTTGAATTTATATTCAACTGTTACAATTGGATGGATTTTATTACAGATTTGGTTTCTCTGATGTATGTCTCTCTTCTtggtttttgtgattttgaatcatatttatttatcttgtaCTTCAATGCCACTTGCCAAATTAATGTTGTGAATATTCTTTTTTGCCTTTATTCGAAAAGTAAACGTCTGGATTAATTGAAGATTAGATTATTCAACTTGCATTCCTTGGATGTAAAGAATCATTAACTGTTTGACTATATGATAAATGTTGATTTGAAATAGTTGAAAATGTTACGTGTGATATTGATCTCCTTCAATCTTATGACAGTGACGAGGATCTGGTGTATTGATGCTTCTGATTATTTGAAGAGGGATATATATATGTTCAAATTATGGTGTTTAAGAAGAGGGCAAATCATGGATTCAATGGCTTTCAAGTTCCGGTTATTCCTAGAGCTCCTAGATCTGCAAGAGTAAGTACCTGTACTTGATGCATTCTTGGCAATTGTGTTATGCATTTCATTTCGTACtttgaattatattttaatccctcagtttgataattgttcaggGGAGGAGTTCATTAAACAAAAAGGTTAAGGATAATCAAGTTTGTGCTTTTGAAATATTGGCATCTATAGCTGGCAAGTTGCTGGAGGAGAGTGAAAGCTCTGCTTCTAGCAATGCATCTGAAGGCTTCATTGTGCAAGATCGACAAAATGAAGTTAAGCCATCAATAGCCGAGGGAATTCACCATGGAAGTTCTGGAGAAAGTATTTTTACAACCGAGGTAGCCTCACAAAACCTTGATCAGAAATCTTTTGTACATACCGAGACTGGTTTTTCATTGGAAAAAGCTGAAAAAGCTAATGTGAAGATTGAAGCTGTTGAATCAGATAATAAAGATAGGATTTATTCTAATAGATTAGTAGAAACACCAGAAAAATTCAGGGAGTCTTGTAACAGGAAAATAAAGAAAGGATTCAGATCCAATAAATGTGGTTTGAAAGACCGGTTGGAATTGTATATGTCTCCTGCTCCGGTTGACTCGAAAATTAATGTAAAGTATCCACTTCATAGGAAGCCATTTCCCACTGATACCTTTACCAAGCATGGGAATGGCATTAAGTTAGATTTTAGAGATGATGACGAAAACTTTTTAAGGTGCACGAAGGTTTGCACTAAGTCGAAGGCTTTTAGGTCTCCACGACGCATGGCACACCGCAGAATCAAGAATCTGCTGTCTTCTAAATACTGGAACGTTGCTCCAAAGTTGAAGGACTGCGAACTTTCTAGATCTGGTAAGTGTGGTACCAATGCATACTATGTCTTTGAGTTTGATTGTGTTTTCTTTAACCGAAAGTAATGTTGAATTTGCAGATCTTGAAATACCTCTTTACCGTAAGAGGAAGGTGTGTAACGGTTCCGACAGTTCTCATCACAACACTACTGTTAAGAAGAGGAAATTCTTTGACCGGGTTTCTGGGGTAACTTCTGATGGAGGATTTAGCAGCGAGAGTGTATCTAATTCGCCTGAGAAAGGAACAGATGGACACAAACCCAGCTCTTCTTCGAAACTGCAAGTAACGGAGGATTCTCGTGGTAACTAACTTTCTGATATTCCTTCATTGTTTATCTTGATTGTTCAGTACAATAAATGGTTACTCATATGATGTATATTCCTTGTGAACAGTGAAGTTTAGCATTAAGTCATTCAGGATACCCGAGCTTTACATTGAGGTTCCCGAATCTGCAACCGTTGGTTCACTAAAGGTATAAATAGAGCTTGCCAAATTATAAACATCAGTTTCaaaaattgttattgttgtcAAAGATTCATCCGCACATTTGCtgtcatttttaaaaagaaagaaaaggatctAACCTTTGCATTGTGTtttgttgcaattttttatAGAGGACAGTAATGGAGGCAGTGATGGCTATAATTGGAGGCGGTATGCATGTTGGTGTTCTTCTTCAGGGGGAAGAAATTGGAGATGACAATAGAACACTTGAGCAGACCGGTTTATCTTGCAATGAGAATCTGGATACCCTCAGCTTCATGTTGGAGCCTAGTTCTCTACTAGCTTCTCCGGTTTCTTGTGTTGGTGATCCTTCTTCTCAATGCGAAACATCCGAACCGATCAGGTGAGCTAAATTTTATAACATAGTTTCTTTTCAAATGATAGTGCTTGTTAACAAAATCCGCTTATGACTCAGTTGATTATTAttggtattattattatttgagaCATTATAGCTAAtatcatcatttaaaaaatttaggttGCCAGAAACTCCCGCATTAGATTCAGGGATAACCGATACCGTACGTGACTCCTATTTGCCGATAAATCCAGGCAACCTAGTGGAAAATAACCATGACTCTACTTATTCTCCCACTGACACTATAGTTGACAAAGTAACACCAGATCAATCCAGAGCCATAGTTGCACTTCCGGCTAGCACCGAAGCATTAGCTGTGGTTCCTGTGAGTCAGAAAATCAAGCGCTCTGAGTTTGCAAATCGTAGAACCCGGAGGCCATTCTCTGTGACTGAGGTAGAAGCACTTGTTCATGCAGTTGAAGAACTTGGGACTGGAAGGTATGATTTTGTTTATTAATATCAGTTTTACCTGCTGATAATCTATAAAACTAGCATGCTGATAACGTTTATGTCCTGCAGGTGGCGTGATGTTAAGTTACGAGCTTTTGAGAATGCAGATCATAGAACTTATGTAGACTTAAAGGTAAATTGCTTTTTCCTTTAACTCAAGGGATTAACTTTGCATGGTTAACTACAAATATAAGACATTTGAGTTCCTTATGCTtaacatgaatttaatttaaCCCTTATGATTGTATTTGTTGATTTCATATTTGAGTTCCATTGTTCAGTTCCTTTGGTTagtatgaatttaatttaaccCTTATGATCATATTTGTTGAtttcatgttttgttttattctgagattttaaatttcaaataatatcTGGTACTCGTATGAAAACTACTTATGACATGTCGATAAACTGTTTTCACCATATTTCTACAAGCTCTCCATGATAGTTTGACTttactttatcttttattaCATAAATATCTATACATAAGCATTTATATTATAAGTATTCGTTCTATAAAGCGCTGAATTAAGCTGTTTAACCAAACATGATCTTGTTTGTCTTTGCAGGATAAATGGAAAACACTAGTGCACACTGCAAAAATCTCCCCTCAACAAAGGAGAGGAGAGCCAGTACCTCAGGAGCTATTGGACAGAGTTTTAGGAGCACATGCTTACTGGTCTCAGcaccaaatcaagcaacatGGGAAGCATCAATGTGGAACAGGAACATTGAAGATTACAGAAGCCTCAGCTGAAAGGGTGTCCACTCAAGTGTAGAAAAGGACTTGCTTGTGTTGTTGAAcaggaaaagaagaaaacaaaaaaacttgtaCATTTTGATTCAATTTCATGTAATATTCTCACACCAAATTCTTTGCCAACCGTTAATTTCATTTGTGTTGGTATTTTGTAAATGATTTGATGCAATAAAGGTTACTCTAACAGGAACTTATGctgttctttgattttttttattatttgtcaattcatttttcatttgtatGTAACAATTGTCAAAAGAATGACATAGGAAAAAGGAAATTGATCTCCTTGTTGTACCTTCTTTCATTCTGTTTATAGAAattgttttttgacaaaacatttATAAAAGTCGTTGCTCATGTTTGTATGGTCCAAATTGTACTTTCTTTGCGgtgatgaattattttttctttgtactTTGTTTGGACTCTAATTTTATAGCAGACTTTATAGATTGTTCAAGTacaacatattatattattgttgttataagtttgcaaaaaatgttacatttctttaataataattaaaaaaagtgttatatCAATCAAGTTAAATAACCATCTATTTATATGTTTGCTTTTGATGATTTGTGTAATCAAATAGGATGAgacttatgaaaataattgataCATAGAAAAATGATCATATTCTTGTATTTGATATTAGATAATGATTGAGGGTTACCAAATGAGTGATAATTGCCACACAATGTATTTGGTGTGAATGAATGCAAAAATTGAAATGACATCTTATCCATATATATCAACAACATGAGCTCATGGGTATGGTCCACCATTAttaatattatgagttgtttgtGATGACTACGATCTCTTGTTATTTTTGTagtaaaatgataaaaagtagACTAAGACAAAGtgggtttgaactttgaagacATTGATGGCCATAGCCAAGAATATTCCATCTCTTAAGGGATCCTTATCCGCACCTTGAACGAAATACTACTACCTTATGCACGTGCACCatacaaaatttattgaattattacAAATGaatattcgtttttttttttattttgcaaggagaaaagaaaatgaaaaaaaaaaacgctatTGATTGGTATTTATAAATACTagtttaatagttttttttttttttttttttataaaacaatttagtttttaaGAGTTGACGCTGAcatgtttgttttaaatttatatttttaaaagataaatgaattaaatattattaatattttttgaaggaatcaaaatttaaaatattcattgaaaaaaattacGATTTTTTATTGACCGAAATACTACTACAATCCCTATATTCCTCCTCCCCCAAACCACCCAACAATTATAATTGTAGTACAATAATTCTTTAACCCCTTTAATTGATCTTAAAACTTGAAGCTTAGTATTTATTTACATTactaattgaaatttaattgatCTGATTTTTTTGTGTGGCTCGTGGTTTAATTTATTCTGCCTGGGTGACCTGTCCTGTACATCATGGTACCCTGGAGAGACCCAGTCATATTCCAGCCTAACCACCACTCTCTGCAGTCCGTTTTCCGTAATTGATAAACTAATGAGTGCATAATCCAAATGGCTTAGTAAGATAGTGTCTCATACGTAGAGAGAACGTAATTGAACTGTTACCATCTTTTTTTGTCTCtttggtatttttttaatgtaaatataatatattattttcagcCTTATGCTtcatttgttctattttttaaatgacataaaGTGTATAACATATATTATCTTGCTTTGAAGAGATGCTAAAAAAACTTCATCAAATTGACACATCAATGTTTAGGCCAAACACTagatagagattttttttagatgtttCTTGATTAGATTAATAACATTAATGGGATTTGTAATTTTAATAAGtaattgttgaaatttaaaaatcttCATAGAATTTGCAATACATGTTAAGAGGGAATTTGTTAATAGTAGTGAtcaaatttgctaaaaaaaagtagtgatTAAACTCTAAGCCTCTTGACAAATATAGAACTATGCATCTGTGAGACTTTTTAATGCACACCTTCACGCTCAACATTATTGAGTTTGATGCATGGATATAAATGATAGGCGGTCTGATAAAGAAATAGTAAACAACACatgtttaaaccattttttatatgatttgagACTCATTAAGAACAACTTTAGTGTGACTCTTATCATAAAGCTACTATGGTAAGAATATATTGTAAGATTCAAAGTGAAGCACAAGGAGCACAAGACAAGAgcaaaaagataaaacaaaatatcaaaattaacagACCCAAGCCAACATAGCACATAAGAAATTACAACcgaaaaacataaaatagacaGCACAGCACAACTATACAATGAAAAACCAATACAGAATTTTAGACCAAAAACAAATAGTGAGCAGCACAAGAGAGAACAACTAGAACAAGAACTGCCCTTGACTCAAACACCAACACCACGCCAAACACGTAAAACAAAGCACAACTAAATGTCACTTGGAAAAAGACATTAACTATGCTATGCTCCACTCACAACCAGCTTGATTAATAGAACAAATTAAGCTGCAAATTCCAGACCCAATTTGGATTCAAAATGTAAATTACTAAAGGGAAATAAAGGACTATAACTAGATAGAAATTCAAAGCTGCAAATATCGGACCCAAATTAgtgaggactaatctgcaaattttaattattattgaatgacgGTATGAGTGCATCCattaaactcattttttatCCGATTGTTTTTGCTACTGTGGTTTCATAAAATGTTTACATCGCGTATTACTTTTCCTTCTATTATTATACGCAAGTGCTTCGTAAAATTTCTCATCTAACCTCCCCTTtctgactttttttttgctTCATTGAAATTTGAAGAGGGAAATACGTTTCATAAAATGAATGTAAAACACAAATTGCAGCAACAGTTTCAATAGAGAAAAAGTAAACTTATTTATTGCAACACAACGATGAATTTATATCAAAAGCTTTACAATTTGTAGGTTTACTCGTGTTTGGTATATAATGTTATATGGCAGTCAGTTTCTATGTGTAATTTCATATACATAAAAGAACTatctaaataaaattgtataaacaaCTTCTTTTCCTCATTTTCCATCTTCCATGCTTGCTTAATCGATCATCGGATTTGGGTACGGCCTAGTGACCAAAGGCCTGTATCTTTAACTGGGGCCTGAAATGAAGCAAAAAGAAAAGTTAGGAGAGTCCTTTCAAGCAATACTAGGAACATAATATGCAATAACTGAAAATTGGTCACAATGCAATGCTTACAGGTGTTTTCATTGATGGGAAAACATTCCAAAACCGCAGAGTCTCATCCCCAGCACCAGTCACTATTGTCTGCAATTGTATTATCCAGCATTACATTAATATTGATGTAAAAATTAAGggacaatttgtttttgtttatgatATAATAAAAGAGAATTATGTTATTGTGTGGACATTAGTACCTGACCATCAGGAGACATTGCAAGGTATAGTACTCTCATGCTGTGGCCGGTTAGAGTTGCAacctaattaagaaaaatttcaTATGGTTaagacattttaattttatacttGATAATCATTTCTAATTGGAATATGTCTAAAATGTCTAGAATTCTCGATGTAAAATACCTTTGCTAGTGATGGATATTTCCACACCATGATTTGATTTTGTGAGTAACCATGTGTACTCACTAGCTCATTTACATTTTTACTCCAAGCTAGGTTACAGACCTGAAAGATTAtgcattaaataatttaataagaTACTCTATCTTGTTTGAATATGGATTCTTATTACTTGTAGGTAAGAAAATAAACCTGGCTTCCAGTGTCAACAGAGTTCAATTGGTGGCCATTTGTAGTGTTCCAGAAACGAATACACCGATCAGCAGTTCCACCTCCAGATACGAGAAGGTTGCTCTGATGAGGTGACCAAGCAATGGCTTTCACAGCAGCAGTGTGCTCTGTTAGTCTCAAAGTTGGTTGCTGAGAGTGCTGATTCCATACCAATAGCTGCTCATATAAAACATGACATTGAATTGATGAATTAAACCTCATGAAAAATACTAAACAGATAGATTGAATGAAGCAATTTTGTGTCTGCTGGCATACCTGATTATCATTACCACCAGAAGCAAGTTCTCTGTCATCACAGGACCATTTCAATCCACAAACCTGTCAAGTTGAAGGATAACAATTACCATCAATTTCACTACTTACATATAATtgaacttcaaaaaaatattatcactAGCTCAATGTGTATCTGTCAAATGGTTTTTATACCTCGGACTTGTGGCCGACAAGCTTGCCAATAAAGTCGCTTGGAACCCTCATGTCA
It encodes:
- the LOC25489316 gene encoding telomere repeat-binding protein 2 → MVFKKRANHGFNGFQVPVIPRAPRSARGRSSLNKKVKDNQVCAFEILASIAGKLLEESESSASSNASEGFIVQDRQNEVKPSIAEGIHHGSSGESIFTTEVASQNLDQKSFVHTETGFSLEKAEKANVKIEAVESDNKDRIYSNRLVETPEKFRESCNRKIKKGFRSNKCGLKDRLELYMSPAPVDSKINVKYPLHRKPFPTDTFTKHGNGIKLDFRDDDENFLRCTKVCTKSKAFRSPRRMAHRRIKNLLSSKYWNVAPKLKDCELSRSDLEIPLYRKRKVCNGSDSSHHNTTVKKRKFFDRVSGVTSDGGFSSESVSNSPEKGTDGHKPSSSSKLQVTEDSRVKFSIKSFRIPELYIEVPESATVGSLKRTVMEAVMAIIGGGMHVGVLLQGEEIGDDNRTLEQTGLSCNENLDTLSFMLEPSSLLASPVSCVGDPSSQCETSEPIRLPETPALDSGITDTVRDSYLPINPGNLVENNHDSTYSPTDTIVDKVTPDQSRAIVALPASTEALAVVPVSQKIKRSEFANRRTRRPFSVTEVEALVHAVEELGTGRWRDVKLRAFENADHRTYVDLKDKWKTLVHTAKISPQQRRGEPVPQELLDRVLGAHAYWSQHQIKQHGKHQCGTGTLKITEASAERVSTQV